The following proteins are encoded in a genomic region of Thiomonas sp. X19:
- a CDS encoding gamma-glutamyl-gamma-aminobutyrate hydrolase family protein, protein MQSVLPLVAVSTDLKLLAGHPTYAVAQKYVDPVRDLSGCLPLLLPALGEALPIDALLDVVHGLVFTGSPSNVEPRHYGAALANPESPADPARDATTLPLIRAAIARGVPVFGICRGFQEINVALGGSLLQEVHNTEGFADHREDGDLDIDGQYGPAHAVYAVPGGWLQGLVEASSWQVNSLHGQGIKTLAPDLLAQAHAPDGLVEAYSHRHAPGFLLAVQWHPEWQAANNPVSRKLFAAFGDACRDHANRNRERLRPPEAKAA, encoded by the coding sequence ATGCAATCCGTCCTGCCCCTGGTGGCCGTGTCCACCGACCTCAAACTCCTCGCCGGTCACCCGACCTACGCGGTGGCGCAAAAGTATGTCGACCCCGTGCGCGACTTGTCCGGCTGCCTGCCGCTGCTGCTGCCCGCGCTGGGCGAGGCGCTGCCCATCGACGCCCTGCTCGACGTCGTGCATGGCCTGGTGTTCACCGGCTCGCCGTCGAATGTGGAGCCACGCCACTACGGCGCGGCGCTGGCCAACCCCGAATCCCCCGCCGACCCGGCGCGCGACGCCACGACCCTGCCGCTGATCCGCGCTGCCATCGCCCGCGGAGTTCCGGTGTTCGGCATTTGCCGCGGCTTCCAGGAAATCAACGTCGCCCTCGGCGGCAGCCTGCTGCAAGAGGTGCACAACACCGAAGGTTTCGCCGATCACCGCGAGGATGGCGATCTCGACATCGACGGCCAGTACGGCCCCGCCCACGCCGTGTACGCCGTGCCCGGAGGCTGGCTGCAGGGCCTGGTGGAAGCGTCCAGCTGGCAGGTCAACAGTCTGCATGGCCAGGGCATCAAGACCCTGGCGCCCGATCTGCTCGCCCAGGCGCACGCGCCCGACGGGCTGGTCGAGGCCTACAGCCATCGCCACGCCCCCGGTTTCCTGCTCGCGGTGCAGTGGCATCCGGAATGGCAGGCCGCCAACAACCCCGTTTCGCGCAAGCTCTTCGCCGCCTTTGGCGATGCCTGCCGCGACCATGCCAACCGCAATCGCGAACGTCTGCGCCCCCCTGAAGCGAAAGCCGCCTGA